Below is a genomic region from Vitis riparia cultivar Riparia Gloire de Montpellier isolate 1030 chromosome 16, EGFV_Vit.rip_1.0, whole genome shotgun sequence.
TGGAGCTTGGCAGTAAGGGACTTTTCTTATGGGTAACTCCATATTCCTTGAATGACATAGTCTGTTTTTCCTGTTGTGCTTCTGTATTAATATTGTTGTTTCTAGATGCAGCCATGATTATTGGGTGTTGAATATTAGCCACGTGGACTATTTATATCAGTAAATTTCCCAGGGAAGATTGAAGTTTAGACACTCTTTTCTGGTTGATGACCAAGGGGTTCTTCAGTGTGCAGCAGGTAACCATCAGGTAGTTTTTGACCTTAATGTGAAAGGATCTTTTGTTTGCTTATAAACTGATGGGAAACGGTACTTGAACTCCTATTTTGGTATTTTCGTATTAGAAGCATAAGGTGCAAAGGATGTAATTGATATTGGACACAGAATAGGAACTCAGTACTATTAGATGCATGTTCATGCAACCATCTGTTACTTTTGAGTGTATCACATGGATGCATGGAACATAAGTAGAAAGGAGAACAAAAGACCTCAATTATGCAGTtctgtttgttttctttgttctaGATTTAGAAATATATAGGAATTTTTGGAAGATACCTGAAAATTATTATTGACACATCAGAGAAGTGCTTGGAAGGATCTAACTCTTCAAAGGTTTTCACAACTTCAAGGTAGTGTAAGGAGAAAATTATGAataacccaaaagaaaaaatggaccTAAGGGAAAAAGTGATGCATTCAGTATGGAAGATATCTTGTGAACTTTTgactccatttttattttcatctctgGAATCATTATGTTACCTGAATAAGTTGAAAATTATATTGTTATTTGTgaagaattttaaaatcaattaattgcaTTGTAAAGATTGAATCTCCATTTTCAATGCTTTTGGAAACTTTAATGTCGATAGATGATGGAACTTGAGTTTGCGCATTTCTTGGGTATGTCACCAGCATAATTTACACAGTACCCATGACCAAGCGGGGTTGTTAGAGAAAACTAATGGAATGAATAGGAGCTAAAATATTGTTACTCTTATTCGGATTAGTTGGGAAACATTTGTGATGTTCATCAGTTGAATTCTGGTATGTACAAAAGAATTCTTCCATTAAACTGAGACTGTACATTTCATAGACTTCAGTCTTatgtaaattttattaatattttgttatcGAATTTTAGTTCATGTGCCTGAGCATATGAAGCTTAACCCTCAATCAGGAGTCTTGTAGTCATTCACCGCTATCATAAGCTTATTTGTTGTTACTTTTATAAGTTCTAACTCATGTTAGTTAATTACAGTCTTGTTCAAATAATGAGAGGATCATAAAGAGAAGTGAAAGCAAAAAAGCGCCTTTTTCCCCCTTGTATTCTGAGGATAAACATTCACAAATAGATGGATCGATACACGCAAATGGGAGATGCTGTCAAGAATGAAACAAGAAGATGATGATAGTTGCAATGTGGTGTATAGAGTTGAAGACCGAGGACCGTCCTTCAATATCAAAGGCTTCAAGATGATCAAAGGGGATGTTAAATGCTTGAAAATCCTAACCAGGCCTTCTTTATGTTCTCTGGAAACATCATTGAAGATCATAAGAAGAATTCCGATGGGGATAATGATTTCATCACATGATGCCATGGACACAATAATCTTAGAAAGAAGGTAATGTTACTCTATATCTATGTTCATGCTCTGTAATAGTATATTTGTATGTATAtttgtatgtatatatgtatgtatatatatataatgcacATACATCAGTCTAATGTACTGTCTTGATGCACTTGCTTGACATCCTAGAAATAAGAATCTATAGATATAACAATAAAGCATTAATCCAGGTGTTTGAGTTACCTTCTCCTTTGCTcttgaaaatttggaataaaTCTTTCCATTTCCCTTCAGACTAGTTCCATTTCTTTGCAGATTCTAGAGATATAATTATTTGGTTTGCAGGGAATTGAGTAGTCTAGTTTGTTATGTCTCTATTGCTAGCAAGGCTGGCTGTTCCAATATTAATGATGCCCCTAAATAACAGCCTCAATGCACAGAGTGATCCAAACACTTTGAGGGTGAATGAAAACAGAGATTCAAAAGCCACATTTGGGTTGAGGGTAACAGAGAAAGTTAAAGGCTGCATTCTAATCTCAAGAGAGGGATGGCTGCATTTTAATCTTGAGAGAGGGATCAGAGGAAAGCAGATGCAACATTTTGGCACAAAGAGGAAAAGTTTTGTAATCCTGAGAGAAGGAATGGAGAAACATAAATGTTGTGTTTTTCGTGAGAACTTTCTCAGttttggttttatcattttgcaTCCTTGATATTGTTGTTTTCTCTGTTCACATTTCTGTTTATTAGTATGACATCTTTCAGCTTGtgttagttttgttgtttctagTAAGGTTAATTTTTTCTCCTGTCcctggaaaaagaaaaaacctactttgatttttctttttctttttcagatttttattaTCAGTTACATTGTTTTGTTTCCATTTGTGCCCAGTCAAAATGACAGTATGCTAggttccccatttttttttttaaatcttcttaGGTCTCTTTGTTTCTTGTGTTGATACCATTTTTTTGCATATCTTTTCTTCTGTTCCAATTAACATAGCAATcgttttatatttctttatttcttcccctcagtggaaaaaaatatcttcatttCTGCCCTTGCTTCATGGCTTCAAAGATTCTTCTCCATTCACCACTACCACAACCTTTGATTTCCACATTTTTCATTCTCTGCTGATTAGAAAATGGCATTGTTTATTTTCACTGTTTCTAGGTTTTGCTTTGTAAATGCAATTGTTTTGGTTTTGTCCTGCTAAAGCTACTTTTTGGCATATGCAACATTGAAGAACAgatgaagaaaatgaggaaacgATTATCAATTTCAGTCCAAAGGTTTCAGACTTTGGCCTTGCAAAACTGTATCCAACAGATCATAGCATTGTGTCTGTAACTGCAGCAAGAGGGACAATGGGATATATGGCTCCAGAGTTGGTTTACAAAAACATTGGGGGAGTCTCATACAAAGctgatgtttatagttttggaatgttgttgATGGAAATGGCAGGCAGAAGGAAGAATTTGAATGTGTTTGCAGAGCATTCCAGCCAAATGTACTTTCCTTCTTGGGTGTACGACCAGTTCTCTGAAGGAAAGGACATAGAAATGGGAGATGCCACAGAGGAAGAGCAGAAACTTGCAAAGAAGATGATCATAGTGGCCTTATGGTGCATACAGCTGAAGCCGAGTGATCGACCTTCAATGAGCAAAGTGGTAGAGATGCTAGAGGGGAATGTAGAACTCCTGCAAATGCCTCCAAAGCCCTTCTTAACTCCACAAGAGGTGCCAGCTGAGGACCATTGAAATATTTGAACAAATCTTCCATTTCCCTTCAGGTAGTGTTATCCTATGTCTTGTTTCATTCTCTGTATCTCACTTGcccttgaaatatttgaatcaatcttccatttttcttcagGTAAGTTCCAGTTCTTTGCAAATCTATAGAAATATATAGTTGTTGAGCTTGGAGAGATTTAAGTTGTTAGTTTGTTATGCATTTGTTGCCAGCAGTGtccctaaggctatgtttggttcccggaaaatactaaggaaagaaaaaaaaatgcaaaggaaaatggttttctttagtttggatgacatgaaaaaatagtgaggaaaataagagaaaaaaagaagggaaaagggGGGGAAAATTTTATCAGGCTCTTGTTCACCGAGGCTTCACCTCTAACTTCCTCTTCATCTGTGGCTATGGCTTCTCACCGTCGTCGACCCTTTCAATGGCCACCACTATCACTTCAACCACCTTCCAGTGCTGAAAACCTACCCTTTTCAGGCACCTGAGTTCCCATGGATGAAATGCGTTATTCAAATCAAGTTtccatggatgaaatgaattctTCAAATCCAGTGAATCTATTCGGATCCATGTCTTCAAATCATGTATGAATTGAACTCCAATCCACCTCATCTTGTGAAAACCCGGAACCCAAGGTAACCGCTCTCTCTTGGGTTCTCTATTTGGGTTTCTATGTTGCTTTCACCTTTCCTGTTTCTTAAATTTCGCCAGAATTTTTCTTGAACATATTACCTATCACATATCCTTGCATCACCCAAATTGGAGTTAGCCATATCAAACATTTGGTATCATCTCTGTGCTTCCATTTGATCTCAGAAACAagaattgattgaaaaaatGGGGATATTACATGTTTGAATAATTGCCTCTAAGAAATAGTGTATGCATATATTCATGACTTGGTTGGGGGGAATGGGTCTGCAGTTGTGTATTGCATATTTATATGTTGTTGGTGCCTTTGAGTGTTTGGTTATTATTTTGTATCATTTATGGTGGCATCAATTTTTGGATGGTTTAACATTGGATTGTTAGAAGTATCAGTTTCTACTCTCCTGATTAGAAATGTtaccataaaaacaaaattaagatgCTTGTTGCGTTACAAACCCAGTAGATTAAATACTAAAATGAACTGAAAATAGTCAATAAATTTGGTAGTGGGCTGAGATGGGACCCTTCCATATATCTTCAAATGTGAAATTAATCACATGACACTAAATGAGAAACTTGACTAGAAGTTGCCATTCATctgtattattgttattttactGAAATAAAGACAAGTTATTCTCTTGAttgtgaaaattgtttttgcaCTGCTGTTTTATTGTCCAAAGCTTTTGATAAATGCTTAGATATGCTGTATTCTGTCAATTTCAATTGCCTTTTATTGTCAAGCCTTTCTGGTATCTAGGGATAAGCCTGTCCTGTCTTTTGGTTTGTGTGGGGCTTGAAGGTGGGATATGCTGTAATTGGGGTTGTGTTTTCAAATGCGATGAGTTGCAATTGCTCTTGAAGTTGTCACTATTGATTTGATGACACATCCCTAGTTCAACACAACAACTTCAAGTATCAGAATCATACAGAAATACCCAACATTTGGATTGGAGCAATAACAGTAATTTCTATTATCAAAATGATCAAGATCGACCCCTTTACCTGATAGATTGATCTTGCCTCACCAAAGATAAAGTCAATGCTTCCTTGGATGTAACACTGGTTAAAGTAGTGTGTTCCAGACAAATCCATGAGGGTGTCCTGTGCCCCTAAGGCCTGACATTGTAGAACATGGCTTTATCACCGTTTATACTCAGTGCCACTGCTTGCATTCTAGGCACTCTAGGCCTTGCATCCATTGCTTTCATTGATTTCTCTAATTATCTACGTTTTTGCGGCTACCGAACAGAGCACAAAGTTCAGTTTGATTGCCTCAGGTGCTTAAGGTGGTTTTGTATAAATAGCATCATGGGGTTGTGGAGTGGCACTCTGTATAGTTGCTAATTTCCGGGGTGTTAGATTAATAATATGACTTCTTGGGAATGTTTCTGTTACTTAAAGAAaccttttgttgattttgaaaatctCCTTTGATTTTTGTAGCCGTTTTTGGTTGATGGCATAGAGATCACaataaataattacaattttCTGGCCATTTTTCTGATCTATTGTTCTGTATCATGAAATTGAAAGTTTGGTAATAAAAACGTTTTTCCAATTTGTAGCACTGAAAACTTAAAGTTGTAGAAAAGGTAAAGTCGTGGAAGTTTGTGACTGAAATGTGATGGTTTAAATTTTAGCCTGCGTGGGTTGCAATGGAAATTTCAATGGCTAAATGTAACTAGTTTCTGCAACATGTTTTCAACACGCTAGGCATgaaaatttgttaatattttttttttctcaattttattagtcCAAATAGTCTAACTATAGATGGAAAATGAATAATACAGATAGTGGTGTGTATCACTAAATACAGTTAGAGGAAGGGTTGAATGAGACTGATATCTTTCTACCAATCTACTCCAAGAGttcaatttttgtttccttgaaatttttttaattattcaacaaattgataaccatctaaaataaattgttgattttatttttcttctatttttcctttacttttttttgtggttaaccaaacaaaagaaaatgtatttttttttcccttgaattttccatggataacgaagcaagtgaaaaaaatttatattcatttccttagctttttctttccttccatttttcctcccaattttctttctctcgcattttccgggaaccaaacatagcctaaatgaTGGCTTTTCTTGCCTTGAGTGATCCTGATAACTCTTGAGCCTTTGGCAAAATGGAGAATTCAAAAGGCTTTGATGTCGTTTGGTGTTGtgatttgaaaatagttttaaacaAGAAGTGAAATAGGGAATAAgtaaaaagttgttttcacttgttttgaaaaataaaaggaaaatgttaaattttcaaatatgattttacTTTGAGTTACatatgtttttctaaatttttttaaatttctttgaaaattttcattaaataaataaatttcaaattagactACACTTGgtacattaaatttattaatttataaaaataattttaaactcaaaaacCGATTTAATTAGTACTAGAAatcatgaaattcaataaaattataaagtcatgaatcaaaattcattttgaatgacTTAGAGCTTATTTgatcatgtgatttaaaaacaattttttgtttttaaaaacagaaaattgtttttaaatttttttaacaccaTCGGGTTGTtattctctgatttttttttttttaaaaaaaagtaaagtaaaataaaaaataatttttagagaataagtaaGAGTTGTTTTCACTCATTtctaaaagcaaaaggaaaacataGGCCTATTTGGTCATGTTTtcgaaacttatttttaaaaattgtttttaagttaaaaataagaaataaaaaaaagtttttaaaaacatgaccAAACGGGGCATTGGTTTCTTCTTTACATATAATCATAttgttgtaaattttttttagtaggTAGATAAACTCCCAATCAAGCAAGACCAAATGCATGagattcattaacaagtttggtaattttaaaaaataacttgaaaataaaataatattccaattaatacaagaaatttatgaataaaatttgatatataataattttattgtttctcttgTACATGTAATCATATTTTccaatttgtttgtttgtttttttttaagaaacaaataaacttcaaattaagcAAAATGTAATGCATTGGATTCATTAAAAagtcttataattttttaaataatttgaaattaaaatagtaaTCCAATTGAgacaagaaatttatgaataaaaattggattacaaggactattatttattttctgtatataattatatttttataatttttttcaccaaaaaaatgagtttcaaaTGATGTGATTTTTTGTATAGAATTtcttaataagtttaataatttttaaaaataatttaaaatttaaattttggtccCATTAATTGaagattaaaatcaaatcatttcaGAATATTTTGGTAAGTATTAAATGTGCATAtgtaatgaaaaaataaactcatttccatattaaaaaagttaaactttatttgattttaaattcatttgaaatgaaatattaataacaatgattatttttaaataattattatttattatcaacaaaaaaaatcaattatgcttttacaaagatgaatatttttttaaaaaaaaaattataatatatgatatttattataatatctctcttcatattttactaaaaaactatttatttgaattaaaaaatattttcagttttaatagacttgaattaaaattaattaataatatataaattgaatttattatgtttttacaaaaatcaaaatttaaaaattatttttataaacaacttatttaaacatggatttttttttttaaaaaaaagtgtttttttttataaaaaagaaaaaaaaaacatgtcaaaCACccttattttatgaaatactaAGTTCccatttgataattatttttataaacaatttttttttctaaaataaaaaaatagtgtttttagaaaacatttttctattctgaaaaacacaaatatagtgctttcagaaaatattttttaattattttcacttgtttatttaaatcaattttaaaaataattatataaatatggagaaaaattaaaagttattttcaaaacatatttaaaaatatagaactcatattaaaaacatttcaagttaaCTTTTACTTTACAAAACATTTAGAGAACAGTTTTTAATAACGGTTACTAAagcttatttttgaaaacattttctcAACATAACTtggaaaactgttttttgttcttgatttttaaaaacaagcataacaaaacatgaaaacagtttttaaaaccaaacatatcaAACCTTAGACAAAGAAAGTCATAGGCTACACAGTAATCACCTGTCACAATGGTTGATTTTTGCTTAGCATTTCTTCTGTTCCAGTTAATCCGACaatctttttacttttcattgtttcttctccTCCAAGAAAAAATTTCTGCCCTCGCATTCTGCTTTACTgattattcttcttcttcatttgtcAATACCACAAGCTTTTGATTTACATCTTCTCTTTTGACGCTGAGTAGAAATGGCATTGTTTGTTGTCCCTGTTTCCAGGGCTTCTGTCTTGCTAAAGCTACAGAGGACGAAACCGAGGAAGGCAAATGCGGCATTACATAACAGAGAGAAGGAAATGCCGGGAAACAAACAGATTTTTACAGGTATTGGAACTAAAATGGCCAAAATCATGCATTTTTTGATAATTCTTTCTGGTTTTCACTTGCTATGGAGCCCTAGAAAGTGCTCTGTTGTACAAACATTGGTTGGCTAGCAATGATTGAAAGAAAGGTTACATTGATAAAATTTACAACCTGATTGgtatttttctctattattcTGAGATAACTGTCAACTCTTGTTGAAAAGGTCTTCCAAGGCTGCTGCCATTTGTTCATGTTGGGCTTGTGGAGGCAAAGGGATTAGGGGGCATGGTTAAACTGTCTCCTTCTCCTTCCAGCATTTGAACCACAGCTTTCATGGGAGGACGATCCATAGGGTACCATTGAATGCACCAAAGTCCCACAATTGTTAATTGCTTTGCTATTTTATCATCTCCCTCTTTTTCAATCCGGATATGCAACTCTTCTCCCTGATCCAAATGATTATATGCCCATTCTGGGAAATATAATTGGCTGGTGTTGTCCACTGTAACATCAGTATTCTTCCTTCCGCCTACCATTTCAAGCAACAGCATCCCAAAACTAAAAACATCTGACTTGTAGGACACATGCCCAAAATTTCTAGATAATACTTCTGGGGCAATATAGCCCATGGTCCCTCGAGCAGCCGTCATAGAAACTGTACTTAGCTCCTTGGAACACAATTTTGCCAGACCAAAATCAGATATCTTTGGGTTGAGGTGATGATCTAGAAGAATATTATGAGGcttgatatcaaaatgaagGATTCTCTGATCACAACCTTGGTGAAGATACTCAATTCCTTTGGCTATGCCCAGAGCAATATCTTGAAGCTTCTTCCAACCAAGTGAACGGTTCTTAATGGTGgttgaaaatatgaacttctCCAGGGATTCATTTGGTAAGAACTCATAAATAAGTGCTCGACTAAATCCATCGGCACAAAAGCCGACCAAGCGAACAACATTGACATGGTGGATTCTGCCCATTGTTCTCACTTCATTGATGAATTCTTCCCCATTTCCCTTGGAATTGCTAAGAATCTTTACTGCAACAAGAACTTCATTGGAAAGCTTTCCTTTGTACACAGTTCCATAGCCTCCTTGGCCCAATTTATCCTGAAATTGATTTGTTATCTTCTTAATATCAGCGAAAGAGTATCTAGAGGGCTTGAGAGCTCTGTAATCTTCCAAAAACTTTTCAATCTTTATTTGATTCtctctttgtaatttatttgtGCAATGAACACGGTAGAATATAATGACTACCAGCACAAGAAGAAAGGAACCAACCATAGgacctacaaaaaaaaaaaaggttagggACCCCTGTTCCCTAATCCCAGGGAGCAAAAGAAGCATGAACCAATGAAAACTTTACCTGTAATCACTAGCTTTGTCACACCTGTAGAAAggtgaaaaaacaaacaaaggtTTTTAGCATGTTATACTTTggacattaataaaaatgattatactTTATGTCTCAAGAATTCCTAGTGACTTGTAGAGCAAAAAACAATATCGTCTATTCTGATCTTTATTATATATGTACCATTGTGATTTTGGACACAAGAAAGTAACCTGCCTGATTTAAAGCCTCCATGAATTCCATTTCTACAACCTTGGATCTTATAATGACACTGAAtctttcaaaattgttttcattctAAATTAACTAACTAACTTCACAAAATGTCAGGAATGCAGGTAATCGTGTAAAGGATATGAGGACATTCGATATTTGTTATCTGACTGCTGTACCTTGAGCTTTTTTGCTGATGATGAAACATTCAGTTTCAGGTTCTGTGCTATTACTCTTCAGTCTGCATCTTTTACCATCTGCTTCACAGTTTCTGCATATTGGTTTAGACCAATTCAGATAAAAATGCTCAAATATATCATTAGGGACTGATGAAATGTTATACATCTTGCTGCAAGATAATAGGTCATAGTTGTCATAGTCATGGAAGAGGGTATAGTAGGAATCAACAACATAAACTTGGTAGCCAGGGACACTTGAGCAAGGGATTTGTCGCATGAATCCTCTG
It encodes:
- the LOC117933294 gene encoding rust resistance kinase Lr10-like: MALFIFTVSRTDEENEETIINFSPKVSDFGLAKLYPTDHSIVSVTAARGTMGYMAPELVYKNIGGVSYKADVYSFGMLLMEMAGRRKNLNVFAEHSSQMYFPSWVYDQFSEGKDIEMGDATEEEQKLAKKMIIVALWCIQLKPSDRPSMSKVVEMLEGNVELLQMPPKPFLTPQEVPAEDH
- the LOC117933856 gene encoding rust resistance kinase Lr10-like encodes the protein MSNFLKMLLSFICFLFVTIFAEVGATANECVISRCSHHGPAIRFPFWLKDSQPDHCGYPGFQLSCTEKHQTMIELPNSVKLLVKKINYKSQEIQVHDPADCLPKQLSDLNLSASPFQFKVKHDHSLLQDITLLNCSLPADRGFMRQIPCSSVPGYQVYVVDSYYTLFHDYDNYDLLSCSKMYNISSVPNDIFEHFYLNWSKPICRNCEADGKRCRLKSNSTEPETECFIISKKAQGVTKLVITGPMVGSFLLVLVVIIFYRVHCTNKLQRENQIKIEKFLEDYRALKPSRYSFADIKKITNQFQDKLGQGGYGTVYKGKLSNEVLVAVKILSNSKGNGEEFINEVRTMGRIHHVNVVRLVGFCADGFSRALIYEFLPNESLEKFIFSTTIKNRSLGWKKLQDIALGIAKGIEYLHQGCDQRILHFDIKPHNILLDHHLNPKISDFGLAKLCSKELSTVSMTAARGTMGYIAPEVLSRNFGHVSYKSDVFSFGMLLLEMVGGRKNTDVTVDNTSQLYFPEWAYNHLDQGEELHIRIEKEGDDKIAKQLTIVGLWCIQWYPMDRPPMKAVVQMLEGEGDSLTMPPNPFASTSPT